A genome region from Dreissena polymorpha isolate Duluth1 chromosome 16, UMN_Dpol_1.0, whole genome shotgun sequence includes the following:
- the LOC127862217 gene encoding uncharacterized protein LOC127862217 isoform X3 — MHYVSRSICKVEIEPSSQIVVAGSTVVFSCESDAPGTHSWLRQGKALVPAVDGIQARQVSADESVLVIARADARRHKGAFSCVVQYGNGKREEKRTKLDFVNPNRLPSGFPLVRPQMGNSGLSGVPQEGPATVELRCALETPEEGVDWRWIKTGSDNVTTVLDDDSERIDEDDGILRISPAETGDSGTYVCVADNSRGNAYGPSATINIQIEKPQQCKLDGETYQIGETRQSAGDPCMTCMCLEGAVLRCRSVGCRPQRCPEGQEFHPSNVTCCDGECRPKVIPKPTISRQEEGCRAENGSLIPYGVTLPSADPCVSCTCFRTSGLQCRAVGCVPKRCPLGQVFRKLEGKCCDGDCVPEGLCKDKDGRFTVREGDIFQPDGKRPCEACVCRGGVAERCTEAVCDEPPCARYRRLPETCCGYECLDDDKTDDNDDIGRVKTVDVDDLDDLCVGFGGQKVREGDNYQPGADPCLTCICEDGRAAFCRSIACAPSNMQCQNQTRVPGKCCQYECLDTLMSEEIAIVLGVLYVRQVGPGAILVQWKVPEGSEGLIERGSNMTVYVTVMDGRNSYTKALAAGQVRSYMYHVRDYELGKRMLVTVNGTLGRAPDVKMMVTRAAEVSLDNKVRTTLNLNDALGHVFESRGSDPWGGYSIPRGFKPVARSSKVKNMLNPDSFHRVETSVYDEEPCPHKACGLVRFFLYTLDGEVTNVVSLLFENDQDFEWAEAHL, encoded by the exons atgcattacgtttcgcgat CGATATGCAAGGTGGAGATCGAACCGAGCAGCCAGATTGTTGTGGCGGGCAGCACGGTGGTCTTCTCCTGCGAATCAGATGCACCGGGCACACACTCGTGGCTCCGACAAGGGAAGGCGCTCGTACCGGCGGTGGACGGGATTCAGGCGCGACAGGTCAGCGCCGATGAGTCGGTGCTCGTGATCGCACGAGCAGACGCGAGGCGCCACAAAGGTGCGTTCTCGTGCGTCGTGCAGTACGGCAATGGGAAACGGGAGGAGAAGAGAACGAAACTGGACTTTGTCAATCCGAACA GGCTCCCATCGGGGTTCCCGCTTGTGAGACCTCAAATGGGGAATTCCGGCTTGAGCGGCGTACCACAAGAGGGACCGGCAACAGTGGAGCTTCGATGTGCGCTCGAAACCCCGGAAGAGGGTGTGGATTGGCGCTGGATTAAGACAGGAAGTGACAACGTGACTACAGTTCTAGATGATGATTCGGAACGTATTGACGAGGATGATG GTATTTTGCGGATCAGTCCCGCGGAGACCGGTGACAGCGGAACATACGTGTGCGTCGCAGACAACAGCCGAGGGAACGCCTATGGTCCCTCGGCTACCATCAACATACAGATAG AAAAACCCCAACAATGCAAACTTGATGGCGAGACTTACCAAATCGGAGAGACGCGACAGAGCGCCGGTGACCCGTGCATGACGTGCATGTGCCTAGAG GGGGCGGTGCTTCGCTGCCGGTCCGTCGGCTGTCGGCCCCAACGGTGTCCCGAGGGGCAAGAGTTCCATCCGTCAAATGTTACGTGCTGCGATGGAGAGTGTCGACCCAAGG TTATCCCCAAGCCAACCATCTCGAGACAAGAGGAAGGTTGCAGAGCGGAAAACGGAAGTTTGATCCCCTACGGAGTCACCTTGCCGTCTGCTGACCCTTGCGTCTCGTGTACGTGTTTCCGCACTTCCGGTCTTCAGTGCCGCGCCGTGGGCTGCGTTCCAAAGAGGTGCCCGTTAGGTCAGGTGTTCCGGAAGTTGGAAGGAAAGTGCTGCGACGGGGATTGCGTTCCGGAAG GACTCTGCAAAGACAAGGATGGCCGGTTCACAGTTCGAGAAGGCGACATCTTCCAGCCGGACGGGAAGCGGCCATGTGAGGCGTGCGTGTGCCGCGGCGGTGTAGCGGAAAGGTGCACCGAGGCCGTCTGCGATGAGCCGCCATGTGCCCGTTACCGACGCCTACCGGAAACATGCTGTGGATATGAGTGTCTAGACGATGATAAAACTGATGATAACGACGACATCGGTCGGGTGAAGACGGTCGATGTCGATGATTTGGATG ACCTATGCGTGGGTTTCGGGGGACAGAAGGTACGAGAAGGCGACAACTATCAGCCTGGGGCGGACCCGTGCCTCACGTGCATCTGCGAGGACGGTCGAGCGGCTTTCTGTCGCAGTATCGCCTGCGCGCCATCAAACATGCAGTGCCAAAACCAGACGCGCGTACCCGGAAAGTGTTGCCAGTATGAGTGCCTCGATACTCTTATGAGTGAGGAGATTGCTATCG TTCTTGGAGTCCTATACGTGCGTCAGGTGGGACCGGGTGCCATCCTTGTCCAGTGGAAGGTACCGGAAGGGTCGGAGGGACTAATTGAGCGC GGCTCCAACATGACGGTCTACGTCACTGTGATGGACGGCCGTAACAGTTACACCAAGGCTCTAGCGGCAGGTCAGGTGCGCTCTTACATGTACCACGTTAGGGACTACGAGCTGGGCAAGCGGATGTTGGTGACCGTGAATGGAACGCTCGGCCGGGCTCCGGATGTTAAGATGATGGTAACCAGGGCCGCGGAGGTCTCGCTCGATAACAAAG TACGCACCACGCTCAATCTGAACGATGCCCTGGGTCACGTGTTCGAGTCACGCGGTTCTGATCCTTGGGGCGGGTACAGCATACCCCGTGGGTTCAAACCCGTGGCCCGGTCCTCGAAGGTCAAGAACATGCTCAACCCGGACAGCTTCCACAGGGTGGAGACTTCTGTCTATGATGAGGAACCTTGTCCTCATAAGG CTTGTGGCCTCGTTCGCTTCTTCCTGTACACGTTGGACGGCGAAGTCACTAACGTGGTGTCCCTTCTCTTCGAAAATGATCAG gatTTCGAATGGGCAGAGGCACATCTGTAA
- the LOC127862217 gene encoding uncharacterized protein LOC127862217 isoform X2: MYAIQTIIADSICKVEIEPSSQIVVAGSTVVFSCESDAPGTHSWLRQGKALVPAVDGIQARQVSADESVLVIARADARRHKGAFSCVVQYGNGKREEKRTKLDFVNPNRLPSGFPLVRPQMGNSGLSGVPQEGPATVELRCALETPEEGVDWRWIKTGSDNVTTVLDDDSERIDEDDGILRISPAETGDSGTYVCVADNSRGNAYGPSATINIQIEKPQQCKLDGETYQIGETRQSAGDPCMTCMCLEGAVLRCRSVGCRPQRCPEGQEFHPSNVTCCDGECRPKVIPKPTISRQEEGCRAENGSLIPYGVTLPSADPCVSCTCFRTSGLQCRAVGCVPKRCPLGQVFRKLEGKCCDGDCVPEGLCKDKDGRFTVREGDIFQPDGKRPCEACVCRGGVAERCTEAVCDEPPCARYRRLPETCCGYECLDDDKTDDNDDIGRVKTVDVDDLDDLCVGFGGQKVREGDNYQPGADPCLTCICEDGRAAFCRSIACAPSNMQCQNQTRVPGKCCQYECLDTLMSEEIAIVLGVLYVRQVGPGAILVQWKVPEGSEGLIERGSNMTVYVTVMDGRNSYTKALAAGQVRSYMYHVRDYELGKRMLVTVNGTLGRAPDVKMMVTRAAEVSLDNKVRTTLNLNDALGHVFESRGSDPWGGYSIPRGFKPVARSSKVKNMLNPDSFHRVETSVYDEEPCPHKACGLVRFFLYTLDGEVTNVVSLLFENDQDFEWAEAHL; the protein is encoded by the exons atgtatgcaatacagactatcattgccgatt CGATATGCAAGGTGGAGATCGAACCGAGCAGCCAGATTGTTGTGGCGGGCAGCACGGTGGTCTTCTCCTGCGAATCAGATGCACCGGGCACACACTCGTGGCTCCGACAAGGGAAGGCGCTCGTACCGGCGGTGGACGGGATTCAGGCGCGACAGGTCAGCGCCGATGAGTCGGTGCTCGTGATCGCACGAGCAGACGCGAGGCGCCACAAAGGTGCGTTCTCGTGCGTCGTGCAGTACGGCAATGGGAAACGGGAGGAGAAGAGAACGAAACTGGACTTTGTCAATCCGAACA GGCTCCCATCGGGGTTCCCGCTTGTGAGACCTCAAATGGGGAATTCCGGCTTGAGCGGCGTACCACAAGAGGGACCGGCAACAGTGGAGCTTCGATGTGCGCTCGAAACCCCGGAAGAGGGTGTGGATTGGCGCTGGATTAAGACAGGAAGTGACAACGTGACTACAGTTCTAGATGATGATTCGGAACGTATTGACGAGGATGATG GTATTTTGCGGATCAGTCCCGCGGAGACCGGTGACAGCGGAACATACGTGTGCGTCGCAGACAACAGCCGAGGGAACGCCTATGGTCCCTCGGCTACCATCAACATACAGATAG AAAAACCCCAACAATGCAAACTTGATGGCGAGACTTACCAAATCGGAGAGACGCGACAGAGCGCCGGTGACCCGTGCATGACGTGCATGTGCCTAGAG GGGGCGGTGCTTCGCTGCCGGTCCGTCGGCTGTCGGCCCCAACGGTGTCCCGAGGGGCAAGAGTTCCATCCGTCAAATGTTACGTGCTGCGATGGAGAGTGTCGACCCAAGG TTATCCCCAAGCCAACCATCTCGAGACAAGAGGAAGGTTGCAGAGCGGAAAACGGAAGTTTGATCCCCTACGGAGTCACCTTGCCGTCTGCTGACCCTTGCGTCTCGTGTACGTGTTTCCGCACTTCCGGTCTTCAGTGCCGCGCCGTGGGCTGCGTTCCAAAGAGGTGCCCGTTAGGTCAGGTGTTCCGGAAGTTGGAAGGAAAGTGCTGCGACGGGGATTGCGTTCCGGAAG GACTCTGCAAAGACAAGGATGGCCGGTTCACAGTTCGAGAAGGCGACATCTTCCAGCCGGACGGGAAGCGGCCATGTGAGGCGTGCGTGTGCCGCGGCGGTGTAGCGGAAAGGTGCACCGAGGCCGTCTGCGATGAGCCGCCATGTGCCCGTTACCGACGCCTACCGGAAACATGCTGTGGATATGAGTGTCTAGACGATGATAAAACTGATGATAACGACGACATCGGTCGGGTGAAGACGGTCGATGTCGATGATTTGGATG ACCTATGCGTGGGTTTCGGGGGACAGAAGGTACGAGAAGGCGACAACTATCAGCCTGGGGCGGACCCGTGCCTCACGTGCATCTGCGAGGACGGTCGAGCGGCTTTCTGTCGCAGTATCGCCTGCGCGCCATCAAACATGCAGTGCCAAAACCAGACGCGCGTACCCGGAAAGTGTTGCCAGTATGAGTGCCTCGATACTCTTATGAGTGAGGAGATTGCTATCG TTCTTGGAGTCCTATACGTGCGTCAGGTGGGACCGGGTGCCATCCTTGTCCAGTGGAAGGTACCGGAAGGGTCGGAGGGACTAATTGAGCGC GGCTCCAACATGACGGTCTACGTCACTGTGATGGACGGCCGTAACAGTTACACCAAGGCTCTAGCGGCAGGTCAGGTGCGCTCTTACATGTACCACGTTAGGGACTACGAGCTGGGCAAGCGGATGTTGGTGACCGTGAATGGAACGCTCGGCCGGGCTCCGGATGTTAAGATGATGGTAACCAGGGCCGCGGAGGTCTCGCTCGATAACAAAG TACGCACCACGCTCAATCTGAACGATGCCCTGGGTCACGTGTTCGAGTCACGCGGTTCTGATCCTTGGGGCGGGTACAGCATACCCCGTGGGTTCAAACCCGTGGCCCGGTCCTCGAAGGTCAAGAACATGCTCAACCCGGACAGCTTCCACAGGGTGGAGACTTCTGTCTATGATGAGGAACCTTGTCCTCATAAGG CTTGTGGCCTCGTTCGCTTCTTCCTGTACACGTTGGACGGCGAAGTCACTAACGTGGTGTCCCTTCTCTTCGAAAATGATCAG gatTTCGAATGGGCAGAGGCACATCTGTAA
- the LOC127862217 gene encoding uncharacterized protein LOC127862217 isoform X4, whose protein sequence is MTAICKVEIEPSSQIVVAGSTVVFSCESDAPGTHSWLRQGKALVPAVDGIQARQVSADESVLVIARADARRHKGAFSCVVQYGNGKREEKRTKLDFVNPNRLPSGFPLVRPQMGNSGLSGVPQEGPATVELRCALETPEEGVDWRWIKTGSDNVTTVLDDDSERIDEDDGILRISPAETGDSGTYVCVADNSRGNAYGPSATINIQIEKPQQCKLDGETYQIGETRQSAGDPCMTCMCLEGAVLRCRSVGCRPQRCPEGQEFHPSNVTCCDGECRPKVIPKPTISRQEEGCRAENGSLIPYGVTLPSADPCVSCTCFRTSGLQCRAVGCVPKRCPLGQVFRKLEGKCCDGDCVPEGLCKDKDGRFTVREGDIFQPDGKRPCEACVCRGGVAERCTEAVCDEPPCARYRRLPETCCGYECLDDDKTDDNDDIGRVKTVDVDDLDDLCVGFGGQKVREGDNYQPGADPCLTCICEDGRAAFCRSIACAPSNMQCQNQTRVPGKCCQYECLDTLMSEEIAIVLGVLYVRQVGPGAILVQWKVPEGSEGLIERGSNMTVYVTVMDGRNSYTKALAAGQVRSYMYHVRDYELGKRMLVTVNGTLGRAPDVKMMVTRAAEVSLDNKVRTTLNLNDALGHVFESRGSDPWGGYSIPRGFKPVARSSKVKNMLNPDSFHRVETSVYDEEPCPHKACGLVRFFLYTLDGEVTNVVSLLFENDQDFEWAEAHL, encoded by the exons atgacag CGATATGCAAGGTGGAGATCGAACCGAGCAGCCAGATTGTTGTGGCGGGCAGCACGGTGGTCTTCTCCTGCGAATCAGATGCACCGGGCACACACTCGTGGCTCCGACAAGGGAAGGCGCTCGTACCGGCGGTGGACGGGATTCAGGCGCGACAGGTCAGCGCCGATGAGTCGGTGCTCGTGATCGCACGAGCAGACGCGAGGCGCCACAAAGGTGCGTTCTCGTGCGTCGTGCAGTACGGCAATGGGAAACGGGAGGAGAAGAGAACGAAACTGGACTTTGTCAATCCGAACA GGCTCCCATCGGGGTTCCCGCTTGTGAGACCTCAAATGGGGAATTCCGGCTTGAGCGGCGTACCACAAGAGGGACCGGCAACAGTGGAGCTTCGATGTGCGCTCGAAACCCCGGAAGAGGGTGTGGATTGGCGCTGGATTAAGACAGGAAGTGACAACGTGACTACAGTTCTAGATGATGATTCGGAACGTATTGACGAGGATGATG GTATTTTGCGGATCAGTCCCGCGGAGACCGGTGACAGCGGAACATACGTGTGCGTCGCAGACAACAGCCGAGGGAACGCCTATGGTCCCTCGGCTACCATCAACATACAGATAG AAAAACCCCAACAATGCAAACTTGATGGCGAGACTTACCAAATCGGAGAGACGCGACAGAGCGCCGGTGACCCGTGCATGACGTGCATGTGCCTAGAG GGGGCGGTGCTTCGCTGCCGGTCCGTCGGCTGTCGGCCCCAACGGTGTCCCGAGGGGCAAGAGTTCCATCCGTCAAATGTTACGTGCTGCGATGGAGAGTGTCGACCCAAGG TTATCCCCAAGCCAACCATCTCGAGACAAGAGGAAGGTTGCAGAGCGGAAAACGGAAGTTTGATCCCCTACGGAGTCACCTTGCCGTCTGCTGACCCTTGCGTCTCGTGTACGTGTTTCCGCACTTCCGGTCTTCAGTGCCGCGCCGTGGGCTGCGTTCCAAAGAGGTGCCCGTTAGGTCAGGTGTTCCGGAAGTTGGAAGGAAAGTGCTGCGACGGGGATTGCGTTCCGGAAG GACTCTGCAAAGACAAGGATGGCCGGTTCACAGTTCGAGAAGGCGACATCTTCCAGCCGGACGGGAAGCGGCCATGTGAGGCGTGCGTGTGCCGCGGCGGTGTAGCGGAAAGGTGCACCGAGGCCGTCTGCGATGAGCCGCCATGTGCCCGTTACCGACGCCTACCGGAAACATGCTGTGGATATGAGTGTCTAGACGATGATAAAACTGATGATAACGACGACATCGGTCGGGTGAAGACGGTCGATGTCGATGATTTGGATG ACCTATGCGTGGGTTTCGGGGGACAGAAGGTACGAGAAGGCGACAACTATCAGCCTGGGGCGGACCCGTGCCTCACGTGCATCTGCGAGGACGGTCGAGCGGCTTTCTGTCGCAGTATCGCCTGCGCGCCATCAAACATGCAGTGCCAAAACCAGACGCGCGTACCCGGAAAGTGTTGCCAGTATGAGTGCCTCGATACTCTTATGAGTGAGGAGATTGCTATCG TTCTTGGAGTCCTATACGTGCGTCAGGTGGGACCGGGTGCCATCCTTGTCCAGTGGAAGGTACCGGAAGGGTCGGAGGGACTAATTGAGCGC GGCTCCAACATGACGGTCTACGTCACTGTGATGGACGGCCGTAACAGTTACACCAAGGCTCTAGCGGCAGGTCAGGTGCGCTCTTACATGTACCACGTTAGGGACTACGAGCTGGGCAAGCGGATGTTGGTGACCGTGAATGGAACGCTCGGCCGGGCTCCGGATGTTAAGATGATGGTAACCAGGGCCGCGGAGGTCTCGCTCGATAACAAAG TACGCACCACGCTCAATCTGAACGATGCCCTGGGTCACGTGTTCGAGTCACGCGGTTCTGATCCTTGGGGCGGGTACAGCATACCCCGTGGGTTCAAACCCGTGGCCCGGTCCTCGAAGGTCAAGAACATGCTCAACCCGGACAGCTTCCACAGGGTGGAGACTTCTGTCTATGATGAGGAACCTTGTCCTCATAAGG CTTGTGGCCTCGTTCGCTTCTTCCTGTACACGTTGGACGGCGAAGTCACTAACGTGGTGTCCCTTCTCTTCGAAAATGATCAG gatTTCGAATGGGCAGAGGCACATCTGTAA
- the LOC127862217 gene encoding uncharacterized protein LOC127862217 isoform X1: MALAIKAWTPLVCVFFVLRGAICKVEIEPSSQIVVAGSTVVFSCESDAPGTHSWLRQGKALVPAVDGIQARQVSADESVLVIARADARRHKGAFSCVVQYGNGKREEKRTKLDFVNPNRLPSGFPLVRPQMGNSGLSGVPQEGPATVELRCALETPEEGVDWRWIKTGSDNVTTVLDDDSERIDEDDGILRISPAETGDSGTYVCVADNSRGNAYGPSATINIQIEKPQQCKLDGETYQIGETRQSAGDPCMTCMCLEGAVLRCRSVGCRPQRCPEGQEFHPSNVTCCDGECRPKVIPKPTISRQEEGCRAENGSLIPYGVTLPSADPCVSCTCFRTSGLQCRAVGCVPKRCPLGQVFRKLEGKCCDGDCVPEGLCKDKDGRFTVREGDIFQPDGKRPCEACVCRGGVAERCTEAVCDEPPCARYRRLPETCCGYECLDDDKTDDNDDIGRVKTVDVDDLDDLCVGFGGQKVREGDNYQPGADPCLTCICEDGRAAFCRSIACAPSNMQCQNQTRVPGKCCQYECLDTLMSEEIAIVLGVLYVRQVGPGAILVQWKVPEGSEGLIERGSNMTVYVTVMDGRNSYTKALAAGQVRSYMYHVRDYELGKRMLVTVNGTLGRAPDVKMMVTRAAEVSLDNKVRTTLNLNDALGHVFESRGSDPWGGYSIPRGFKPVARSSKVKNMLNPDSFHRVETSVYDEEPCPHKACGLVRFFLYTLDGEVTNVVSLLFENDQDFEWAEAHL; encoded by the exons ATGGCGCTAGCAATAAAAGCATGGACTCCTCTCGTTTGTGTGTTTTTCGTTTTACGTGGAG CGATATGCAAGGTGGAGATCGAACCGAGCAGCCAGATTGTTGTGGCGGGCAGCACGGTGGTCTTCTCCTGCGAATCAGATGCACCGGGCACACACTCGTGGCTCCGACAAGGGAAGGCGCTCGTACCGGCGGTGGACGGGATTCAGGCGCGACAGGTCAGCGCCGATGAGTCGGTGCTCGTGATCGCACGAGCAGACGCGAGGCGCCACAAAGGTGCGTTCTCGTGCGTCGTGCAGTACGGCAATGGGAAACGGGAGGAGAAGAGAACGAAACTGGACTTTGTCAATCCGAACA GGCTCCCATCGGGGTTCCCGCTTGTGAGACCTCAAATGGGGAATTCCGGCTTGAGCGGCGTACCACAAGAGGGACCGGCAACAGTGGAGCTTCGATGTGCGCTCGAAACCCCGGAAGAGGGTGTGGATTGGCGCTGGATTAAGACAGGAAGTGACAACGTGACTACAGTTCTAGATGATGATTCGGAACGTATTGACGAGGATGATG GTATTTTGCGGATCAGTCCCGCGGAGACCGGTGACAGCGGAACATACGTGTGCGTCGCAGACAACAGCCGAGGGAACGCCTATGGTCCCTCGGCTACCATCAACATACAGATAG AAAAACCCCAACAATGCAAACTTGATGGCGAGACTTACCAAATCGGAGAGACGCGACAGAGCGCCGGTGACCCGTGCATGACGTGCATGTGCCTAGAG GGGGCGGTGCTTCGCTGCCGGTCCGTCGGCTGTCGGCCCCAACGGTGTCCCGAGGGGCAAGAGTTCCATCCGTCAAATGTTACGTGCTGCGATGGAGAGTGTCGACCCAAGG TTATCCCCAAGCCAACCATCTCGAGACAAGAGGAAGGTTGCAGAGCGGAAAACGGAAGTTTGATCCCCTACGGAGTCACCTTGCCGTCTGCTGACCCTTGCGTCTCGTGTACGTGTTTCCGCACTTCCGGTCTTCAGTGCCGCGCCGTGGGCTGCGTTCCAAAGAGGTGCCCGTTAGGTCAGGTGTTCCGGAAGTTGGAAGGAAAGTGCTGCGACGGGGATTGCGTTCCGGAAG GACTCTGCAAAGACAAGGATGGCCGGTTCACAGTTCGAGAAGGCGACATCTTCCAGCCGGACGGGAAGCGGCCATGTGAGGCGTGCGTGTGCCGCGGCGGTGTAGCGGAAAGGTGCACCGAGGCCGTCTGCGATGAGCCGCCATGTGCCCGTTACCGACGCCTACCGGAAACATGCTGTGGATATGAGTGTCTAGACGATGATAAAACTGATGATAACGACGACATCGGTCGGGTGAAGACGGTCGATGTCGATGATTTGGATG ACCTATGCGTGGGTTTCGGGGGACAGAAGGTACGAGAAGGCGACAACTATCAGCCTGGGGCGGACCCGTGCCTCACGTGCATCTGCGAGGACGGTCGAGCGGCTTTCTGTCGCAGTATCGCCTGCGCGCCATCAAACATGCAGTGCCAAAACCAGACGCGCGTACCCGGAAAGTGTTGCCAGTATGAGTGCCTCGATACTCTTATGAGTGAGGAGATTGCTATCG TTCTTGGAGTCCTATACGTGCGTCAGGTGGGACCGGGTGCCATCCTTGTCCAGTGGAAGGTACCGGAAGGGTCGGAGGGACTAATTGAGCGC GGCTCCAACATGACGGTCTACGTCACTGTGATGGACGGCCGTAACAGTTACACCAAGGCTCTAGCGGCAGGTCAGGTGCGCTCTTACATGTACCACGTTAGGGACTACGAGCTGGGCAAGCGGATGTTGGTGACCGTGAATGGAACGCTCGGCCGGGCTCCGGATGTTAAGATGATGGTAACCAGGGCCGCGGAGGTCTCGCTCGATAACAAAG TACGCACCACGCTCAATCTGAACGATGCCCTGGGTCACGTGTTCGAGTCACGCGGTTCTGATCCTTGGGGCGGGTACAGCATACCCCGTGGGTTCAAACCCGTGGCCCGGTCCTCGAAGGTCAAGAACATGCTCAACCCGGACAGCTTCCACAGGGTGGAGACTTCTGTCTATGATGAGGAACCTTGTCCTCATAAGG CTTGTGGCCTCGTTCGCTTCTTCCTGTACACGTTGGACGGCGAAGTCACTAACGTGGTGTCCCTTCTCTTCGAAAATGATCAG gatTTCGAATGGGCAGAGGCACATCTGTAA